gctacatatagacagagatacaaaagaaaggggattggaaacgaaatttttacgaaatttttgcgtgaagcattccgcgttatagggcgtggctaaaactacaaaggattatatttatagtcagcatgctcattacctgtcttgactgctctacaatgtgctgtacatagaaacagtgaaattgatcatttttaatgttgatttttctaaaaagtaaagagaatttagctctaaaaaatcgactaagcaacgcagccactattactagacaaataaatgctatgcaagaagaaatagcctttactatgaagtcgtaggagggacaggcccgtggtgtgtctaaaagtatactaaagcagtttaaaggactatactgcaaacgtttatgaacagtacagcttatttatagcatgaagccattctatgtagcacttagatacataataaccaagtcaagcaatgtcctttgctgttttgacttcacaggagggacagagaaaagttgacatagagtaattcaagctaaactcaaaaaaattggaaacagagtaaagacaacagacttagagcttgtcagtggtataagcttacttctctcaagtatctcccaggccctgagtgatctctagtggataggagagctagaaaccagggatacaaaaccgtagcgcagtcctccatgcaattatttgcgagcacaataattacacggagtgcttcaccggatgtcagtccttttacatagggcgtgggcggtcgtttccaatcccctttcttttgtatctctggtatCTCTGATATagatatgtacgtacgtacgtacgtagctagctagctgtgaaTAATTTTCTGTGCGCACTATACTATAGGGTCAAAGTTTGAACAACACAGTCACATGATTAATTTTTTGTCTCTGAACTATGAATACTGTACCAGAGGGCGacataggttgaccttttgctaATCGGTCGCTAATCCCGctagtagcccagaatccagcaatctgattggtcagtacagggtttatatttcccatattaacctgtaaaaacctgtaattttcatgttcacaacaaccattcattattaatttttgtgtttttcaaacatgttttttgtagattgtattaccgtatatcttctaatttatcggacagtaaaaaataattattttggaaattgtccgggtataattggaacagatttttatagagcatgcgaagtgtccggaataattagaacaagcaagcagctgcatgcgagctagctaagtttaatagaacagggtacgactgaatagatgcactaactatctaaaactagctactcaaagctatctaactgcagcactccaagtcttacttgccgtctgtgaatgtAAACTCTacttttcaaagtattgtccagatatttagaacaaatgtaatattaaagcactggagtgtccgttgtattagaacaacaaatattgcccaaaagagtgtccggggtaattagaagtgtccgataaattagaagatatacggtataaaaaacaatgagaagtaactgttctgtttttggtaatgacaaaaaattataatgttcagtcgctgtctagtagcagcagttgcACGGAGTATGTATTAGAGGTTCAGCCTTCTTTTGTGACCCTAGTCCAGCTCTCTGCAAGCGCTTCATTTCGGAGTCGAGGCACACTCGAAAGTCAGCAAAACAAGCATCTTTGAACAAGTCAATCCCGGGATTTCCATTCTAATTATTCACCTTATGCAGATATCACTATCCAAACTGTACACTGCACCTGCCGTGATAAGAGGCTTGCAGACATTTTGCTTCATTCGCTTTGAGAAGATTGTGCAGGTTCTGTTGGCTCgtccagctcctcctccttTCTTTGTCTGTAGAGAGAGTAGCCAGCTCCGCCTCCACATTAATGTCATAGAGGGCGGGGTCTATGGGCTCGGTCATTATTATGCCGAGTACCTTAttcagaaaagagcttgtcTAGGCCTAGGTCTtcgctagcctcgatcccaggccgagttttcgcttttataacggttaggcgaacaaccagttgttcgcctaactgttataaaagcgaagttgttcgcctaaccgttataaaagcgaagtTGTTCGTCtgaccgttataaaagcgaaaactcggcctgggatcgaggctaggtcttCGCCCGCGTCCATTAGTTTTTGAAATGAACCTAGCAACTAATTCCCATAGATGGTAcctcctaaacagtatctaactattatatgtAACGCGCACATTTACCTAGTCTAGGTAAATGTGGGCGTTACATCCTGTCTCTAGGCTAGAGGAAGGTTGTGGCTCTGCGTCATAGTTTATCATCAAGTTTCACGCAGAGGAATTATGTAAGGGGTTATGTAAGTGTACGGAGAAAGAAGAGAATATACGGAAGCACAACACCAAAACTTGCTCTCCTAGcctgtagctagctaaaagACTACCAACGATCACAGTACTCCACAGTAGTTATAAATAATgcctagctataattatcccGTGACATAAGAGCATAGTCATAGTTGAAGAAATGGGCTAATAGTAATCACTTCCTATAAACTtactagtctcgaatacccgcctcaacctggtattcgagactataaACTTACAGTGTAAGAATTGTTGCGCTTTCTATGGCTCCTGTCTTAATGTAACACTTACAGTAGATTTCTAATGATACTAAGATTGATAGACTAGCAGAAGATGCCTCTTGGAAGAGACTTCCAGATCGAGGAAAAGACAATAAAATAGCGCTGACAGTGCATAAAATACCTGCTGAGTCACCACAAAAATTATGTGGGCGTGGACATCTTGTCATGAATGCGTAACACAACAACTAAActgtatgcccccccccccctcttatCTTTTGGTCTGTTgcttttgtacatttgtattgttttgataattattacaaaacaaaaaaacaaaaacaaaaaattagCTAATTAACAAAAGCAACCtatgtacctcctctgctagcctcgattccaagccgctgagaaaggccaactattcaaggggctggagtcgaggctacctCCTCTGCATGAATACCTGGCATGAATATCAGTATATGAATATGGCCCATTAAttatcacaataataattataatataatgttactattatagacagTATAGTAATTTTaacgttttcagatttttctctgtttctagggtactaattttagctgATTTGaagcaaattcattaccacaataatagtaaaagatgtacaagtagtatgagttttaaggttgaatggaaagtttggagtcagatacagatgaaaaaatgGCTAGCTTGCTTAACACTAGAGATACTGGTGACACCACAATGCCGTACATGTAGATGggtaacaaaattaataacaaaaaTAGATGTGGGCACACAACAACATTTAAGCTAAGAAAGGaatatagatctagtgctaagtcatgcatgcagtcacactTCAATAGTTTTCATCAAAGTACCTTTTAATGTTTCTAAATATGTCTCCTCTTTTCAGCTTGCGGACAATATCTAAAAGTGCTTGAAACGTTGCCTTTTCAGGCTCTCTTTTTTTCCAGCATGACAAACAGAAATGTACTGCAGTTTGTGTAGTGCATTTTTTGGCTGCATCAGATTTTTCGGCGGGGGTCAGTTCTAGTAAGTCAACAAGAAAGTCAACACAGTCGAAAAAATCAGCCAAATAAACCAGATCATGTGATGGTATCTCCATGCTGTAAGAGTTGACTGCTAGACCTGAGCTTCTCTTTGTTGAGCTTTCTTGGATCCCGTCAAGTTCACCTACAGAACAATGACCTTATCAGGAGATCATacatagcaggttattttcaagtcacaaaattttcgaggtttttGATATCTCGAACATTATTCtttttagtgcctcgaaaattggtttacttCCGGCTACAcagtggtcatttgaacctctatcctcgaaaataaatgCTTAGTTGATCAATCTGCGAAAATATCCCGCCTTATGCTCCCTAAACAAACTGAGAAGTGtttgtatataccgtatagcgggtaattttcgggggacaaaatattcgtggttcagcaatattgagacatttcgtgggtaatattttcgtggttgctgcttgcactgcaggtaaaggtaggcaaggttgggtaaaatattcgttgtcagacctccaaccacgaaaaccacgaatattttgccccacgaaaattacacgctatatacggtatgaACCTACTTGCAATGCTTTGATGAGCATTGCCAAGTGGATTTGACAGACCTCTACCACCAACTTCAAATAAAATAGGGTCAGCTCCAATCGGTGTTGAAATACTTTCAGCTGAAAAATTATAGCAATTGAAACCTATGAGTGTATACCAGGTTGTTTTATATACTACCACATAATAATTTGTCACGCAATACTCACCTGCTGTGTCCTTGTTTTCTTGTAATGATGAGTCATCACTCTTGATGTACACGTCCTCAATCATAGCAGCAATGTCAGGACGATTAATGTCTGGTGACCTCAGGGTTTCAACCAGCTCAGACCAGGTGGGGTTGGGTGAGGACTGGAGCCATACTTTAAGCATTGCAGTGAAGCAATCTCCCGGGGTTTTGTTAATACCCTGTACAGTGAAAACTCATTATATCAATAACTTTTCCAGTTGGTACAATTAATGTACTTGGTATAAATAATTAACCATTgtctttatataattatacctctaaTTACCGTACATGCAGTGCGAAAATTGTGAGAAATTTAAATTTCGtaaatggcctctaaaagcatttcgtagACTAAATTTCGTcagttgactgcttaccggaagcatTCCCAGGCCTTGCCTTAAATCTTTGCGCTAGCTATTTAGCAGATAAAGAGCAACGTTTGCATAGGATTGCTAACCAAACAAAACGGCCCAAAATCATCGTTTTCGActtgaacgaatttttaccccacgaaaattacccgctatacggcatACAGTGCTCTTATAACGACCGGACAACGTCAGATACGCATGCTCGGTAAAATGTTCCtgcatgctacatgcatggTGAACACAGTAAGCAGCTGCAATTAATGAAGAGAGTGCACAGTGCCAGTCAtgatatagctagctctatactaTACTGATAGTAGCTGCAGTGAATCTAGACCTAAACAAAGACTGTTAATAAGTGGATCGAAACTTTGAACACTTCAATTTAGTTAGAGTATGAAGCAGAGGATAGATACCAAGTGGCGACGCTAAGATGCAAGGTGTGTGTGCTCTTTGAAGACAAAATTGAAGGCAAGCTCAAGGGGATGAGGAACCTTAGCCAAGCTAATTAATATATCAAAAGGTTTTCTAACCTAAGAACTACGTACTCTACAGACCATGTCAAGACAGAGATGCACGAAAAAAGAAAGGATCTCAGCTGATATTGCCACTAGCACTAAGAAATTtactttatataatttatgattGGGACACATGGCAGATTAAACTTATTTGTAAACTTATGGTTTGTCCTTACGACAACGACAGTCATTTGTTTGTCCTCTCAAACACACCCAGGACGTACATTTTGTATGTTATATGAAAAGTTAGTAAGAGCACTATTCAGAGCACTGTAGATGATATCAtagtacgtatatacatgcattataaAGATCATAATTAGAAATACAGTACTATACATTACAGAGAGTGCTAGGAAACTGTATGCCTTCAATCACCTGTAGTGTTTCGTCTGGTAGACCCAACGCAACGCCCAGCTCAAACCATTTAGCACAGACTCTCTGCAAGACAGTGCGTATCACTGTTAGCGTGACAGACCTTGGAAGCAAACTTAAAATAAATTCCTTCTCGATAACGTCGGCTAGGTCTCCCCTCTTCACACTGGGGCCTCTCAAAGCCTCCACCATGACCGACCAGCTCGGAGATCCCTTCCTGAACCAGGCCTCCAGCATTGCAACAAAGCACTCATCCACACGACCATTGTGGGACCTTTCTATGTTCTGCACATAAAAAACAATTAAGAGATAGCGAAAAAAATACATGTTAACAATAATGTAGAACTTGATTTCCCCCATGGATCATTATAGTACCAACTAGACAAAGCTTGCACCAATACAGGCTAACCTTGACAGTAACCAATACTCACTTTAATAGTTTCACTGTCTACATTCAAGTTAATAGCCAGGTGGTCCCACTTTGCACGAGCATCCCTAGTAGCATCTTTGACAGTCTTGAGAGTTATGTCACCACTTGTAGCTGTGGCCTCACCTGGACAAAGGGAGAACATGGTTTGGTAATGAAGCAAAATAATTTGCAAAATACAAATTAGGGAGTACTTAAAGTGTACAACTGTTGTTAAAACAAGTGTGGCTAGGTACGTACGTATCTTGTAGCATTTGGCACACGACCTTGAGGTTAAGTACATTGTAAGTAACGAGCacaacgagtgttgcaagcgtgcgcttgctaatgcctctcgccatgttatgctttcactcaaaaagtattagtgttatagtagtttctataatgaagttatataaactcactgagaagaaacaacttatttacatgcatctattctgttatctattgtattatgtggctaccaggacctcaagaaagaagatcTTCCAGGATCTtgagttcagtgtatataatatctatcaTAACTGAGAAttaagaaaagacttgtgtacatgcatattgttatctataattattgggtgtgtccaaagagactTCATACTTAAAAtggctactagctagctagctgttttaacagatcttttctgactgttgcagctaacaaaaagctagcgctttagtgcaaggctaactcataattatgttgaatagaaagtctgtgcaaacagatgatgctatgaaagattctaaagagattgcaacagccttcaatgtgagtcaaattagccataactcgagaaagaagctttagtttgctaatccacgaatcaaaatccaagagaacgtggctaaaagcctatagaagctgttagtttttgtcgcaatgcaaccgttgagcagttacagctggaatagacacacagacacacacacacagtcagctttaccgtatcccttgtgcggctacgcctcgaggcataataattatgtacatctaTAGAAAACATACTTCACACATGCAGCAATACTTACTGATTCTCAAGCAGTGGTACACTTTGAAGCAGAGCTGCTTGTTCTTGGATACTTCACAAGTGTAGAACCCGTCGCAATGATCCCTCGTCACTTTGTCCACAGTGAGCTCGTTATCTGATCCACCCCCCACCTTCTTGCCTTTCCTGGTCCACTTGAAGGAGAGGTCATCAGGGTCAGCAAATGGCAGGGCTTCAAGAACAGCTTTCTCATCCAGCTTAACTTCCTAGATGATAAttaacatgtgcatgtacatatatacatgggCATACATGACAAATAATTAAACACAGTTAAATGCTCCCACAACATACCTTTGCTGGACTATAGCATTAAACcatgatgtatacatgtacgtacattgatTACGTACCTGTGCAAACCAGCACTCCTGATGAAGCGGTAGACTGTGAACACGGCCGTGCTCACATCGAAACGAGGGGGGGTTGCGTCCTCCCAGCTTGCACAGACACACGTCTTCCACTTTTGAATGTTTTGCGCACCGACAATTGAATGCAATAATCGGCTCAATCTTCTTGCTAATTTTGCTCATCACATACAGGACGATAGTCAGCACATAGGAGCAGAGATCATGCATGTCGCAATCTTCACGTCTTGTGAGTCGAATCTCGTAACAGTCGGCGTGGGCTACCAGCGTGATGTGGTGTTTGGCACTATCGACTTCAAAAGATACCAGATTTCTCTTGACACGAGATTCTCGTAGATTCCATTCCATCCCAAAAGGTTTTTTTTGTCCCTCGGAAACCAACTTGCTGATCAGGGCACAGAAGAGGCCAATGGGCACATAGCCGGACTTGAAGGTAATCTTGATTGGAGAGGGTGTGTTGGAGTCGATGGCTGGAGCATTTAAGAGCTCTTCCTTTGAGGCACACTCGAGGACAGCTGGCATGAAATAGACTGGTGGCTCCTGGAGACCTTTACCAACTATGGGTGCAAGGAGACTGACATGCTCAAGCAACTTCACAAGCTTGTCGACCGGGATCAATTCACCTTCATTTACTTTTGCCTTGTTTGACTTGGAACAGCAGCGTTTAATCGTAGCAATCGAGAATTGCCCCAGTTTTTGCCACTTCTTGATCTCGGCGTTAGTGAATTGAGACGTCCAATCACATGAGTGTAGAGATAGAAGAGATTCGACAACCAGGAGACTGATACTGTTGAAAACAACATTAGGGCTGCAGATGACACGGTTTTTGAAGTAAGACTCCTTGTCCTCTATGTCAGGGTAGTAGAGAAGGGTCCCCACACACTGGTGCAAATACCAAATGGTGAACTTCACCTCCTCTTCATCCATCTTCAATGCTTTGCCAATCTGAATACACTCTTCCATCGTCGCAATTTCAAACTCTTTTCTCAGAATGACACCAAAGAGGAGCTGTACTGGGCGAATCCGGAGATTGGCATCTTCGAAAAATGAGTCAAACACTGTTTTAAGATGTTCACGAATTGGATCAATGTCAGCATCTGTGCCACTGAAGTTATCCACAGAGAAGAAATGACTGTTATCTGGGTGGTTGATGACATCTTCAAAATGTGAGGTAATGGTGGATAAGGCTTCGTGCTTCTCTTGGAGTTTTGCTTGCAAGCGCTTTTCAGTTTCGGCTTGAATGGTAGAATCTATGCTCAACAGTTGAACAACTGCACTTGCTAGCTTGGAGAGGGATTGCTTCATTTGTAGCAAAAGTTGAACAGCTTTGGGTGTGCTCCGTTTTAATCTGTTTTTGATTTCAGGAGATAGAGTTTTCACAAGAACTTCCACTTTGCTTTGCAATTTGGTATCCTCTTGTGGTGTCGTTGGTTTCTGCTGTTTTTCAGTGGAGGCCTTCGCTTTTGCTTTTTGTTCCACATGTTCCACCAGGTTTTTTGAAAAGGAATCCAATTCAAGCTGCTTGCCAACCTCTGCCTCGAGTTTGGAAAAAGTTTCCTCCACCTTCTGCTCAGATTCGCTTTCTTGCTGCACCTCCAGAATCAGCAGTATTGCAGTTCCCAGGATGTTTGCGTCAAGACCGGGGTAATCTCCCTTGAGCTTTGCCTGAACAACTTCTGCGTTGGCTTGAATTTCCAACTTGTCTTGGTAAGTGCCCACTAGACTCACGACAGCTTGAAGACATCGGAAATGTTCAACTTTATCGGAAATCTTGGAATAATCAAGATCCGAATCAGTGACGTGATGGCTAATGGCTGAAAGAATTTGGGAGAGGGTCTCTCGAATTGTATACTTTGCTTGGTACGGGGTGATTTTGTCTTGGTCACGTTCGTAGGAAACTTCATAGAGCTCATCGAGATCTTTATCGAGAGGGAAGAAAGCGAGAAACATCCCTGGGCCTTTGCTCAAAAATGGAAGCATCTCCATGAAGCCAGGCTGTCCACCTATGTCAATGATGTTGAGCAAAACTGTGCCTACCAACTGTTCCCTGTAATTGCCGCTCTTGACAATATCTCGAAGGTTTTCAATGATCTTGTCGACTTTGGTTTCTGAAGCCTTTGGTTTGGCTGGCTTGCTTGATCCTTCCTGGGGAACTTGCTTTGTGCTTACATCTGAGGGCTGAGCTTCGTTCGTGTCGACATTGGTTTCTAGAGCCTGTGATTTGGGTTGTTTGCTTACTTGCTTTTTGCTTGAATCAACTTCATCTGTAGGATAAGTTTCATAATCTTCTTCAACGCGATCATCTTTGTGTCCTTGCTTTTTGCCTGGATCCACTTCATCTGTGGGATGAATATCAGAATCTTCTTTTGGCTTTGAATCATCTTCAATGGGATCATTTGTTGGATCAGCAGATTTGACTACAGTTTTGGAAATGGCGACTTTTCCAATTTGCTGAAGGCCAATCATGTAAGTGAAAATCAGTTGTGCTTCATTGTCAATATCTGTGGAGGCTTTGAGAATCAATTTGGAGTCACTTGACAACACAGCCAGAACTTGATTACACTCGGCAAGAAGAGTGCTGCAGCGTTTTCTGTCTTGTGGTGGGATTGATACCAGGTTAAGTAGGTGACCCAGGAGACGTTTTTGGAAGGTGGTTTTGCCGAGCCCTGAAAGGCCGATTAGGTACAGTTTGAGGTAGCGGAGGTTGATGGTGTTCTCTGTGTCTCTCAACAACTCGTTCAGCTTGTGTACGTACTTCAACTGCTCTTGAACAGAGGCTGAAAATGAAAGGTACATGCATATTATAAATTTAAAGGTTTGATTTATTGAAAGcatcgcgggtgctgatgtctCGGTGGAGGCGCCAAAGCTTTATGGTAAATAAAGCTACAGTACTAGTACTAGCATTAAATACTGTATaccgggtaattttcagggggcaaaacattcgtggttgagcaatttagtcactttgtggataAAATACTTTTGTGGTtgttgcttgcactgcaggtagcTAAAGGTAGGCAAAGTCGCTTCATTTGGGTGTCTATATtatagagttgtctctgttaTAATGTTTGTGCagttatattgtgttactaagatatgttgctatgccctcgggatataaactagttgtAACACGagcacaagggatgtatggtatacatattgcactgaagcacgagcgTAACATACCCCTATAACCTATAAATTCTTTCAGACAACGAACGGCCTGGTCTCAAGGCTAGGGCCTTTAGGCCCGAGATCATTAGCTCTAGATTCATTCTTCAGGCTTGTATCATTATCAACTCATTAACGGGCGTCACCGCTCTCCCTGAAAGAGGATAGGACCCAAACTTAtctacagttttgttctgccaGTGGAATTCCACCGGCTCCAATTAGATTTCAGTatttgatcacacccacttaactttaccacgtgtgaatttGCACACACTAGATTGACTGAAAGGCGTGGCCAACACAAGTGatattcatcgctattggCAAACACTCACTTAAAAAtaaatgagattcataatgctATTGCGTAACAGCCAGAACAATGTTGATAGGCTTGGTTCCCGTCTAATCaactcactgcatgcactggatAGCACGTACGTAGCTACGGTTACATTATCATGGCCACACCCAGTTTATTACTGAGCATGAacaattattgatgagtcatgcAGGAAACACATTGTGCTTGAAAAACAGATGACCTTTTTTTCAGTAAAATATTTTTAGCTCCCCCCTATCAAgaatcctggatccgcccctggacTCTGGAAACACATGTAAATAGAGGACAATGTAAAAGGTGTGGTTTGAAATCAAGGTAAACCACAATCTAAACATGGGGGTGTGCCCATCGGATCCAATCAGATGCACAAATTAGGGCAAAAGTATCATGGtaataatcatgcatgcattgattaGTGAGAAAGAAACTTTTAAATACACTGTCTGTCatctatcgtatagcgggtatattcgAGGGTACAAACTTTCGCAGAAAGACCGTTTGAGAGGATTTCGCAGATTTAATTGTGAACTTTCAACCTTTGGTGCTTGCATGAACGTAATATTAAACATTcgtgggtacatgtatatacatgaatGTTCGcaatcccatgcatgcactcaccagGCTTCTTGATTGATGAATCCTCTTCATGTGTCCTTTTTTTACCCACAGGATACAGGGAGCCACTAAGTTTTCTATTGGCATCTACAAGTGCTTGGCATGCATTCTCCAATTTCGTGACGTCTTTCTTGGATATTTGAAGATCTTGCTCTGCTGCTTCTAGCTCGTTCTTCTTCAATTTAATTGGCTCTTTTAATAGCTGCTGCAGTTCACACCAAAGTGTTTGAGATAACTTGCTAGCTTGAAGATCTTGCTCTGCTGCTTCTAGCTCGTTCTTCTTCAATTTAATTGGCTCTTTTAATAGCTGCTGCAGTTCACACCAAAGTGCTTGAGATAACTTGCTAGCTACATCTTTCAAGATCTTCAGCAGAGAATTCTGAACATGACTTGAACAAAATAAAGCAAGCTCTTTAAGTGCTGTATTAAGGCTTTCATAATCTATTTCGAACACCTTTTGTTTGTGATCAACCACCACATCA
The Halichondria panicea chromosome 14, odHalPani1.1, whole genome shotgun sequence DNA segment above includes these coding regions:
- the LOC135347339 gene encoding uncharacterized protein LOC135347339 isoform X3 produces the protein MSSRLFTFTVAREYECNESRLELKYSSSFDRSTVTPIKRSRTEVKNPHWNSLLHEPWCCVHIRRIGPEPTTDRFMAIMHGPNEQVTPGNALAVDPTRQFGALRSFGNAFFSRFEASFLPSPVLESITLIDTQGILSGEKQRLHRGYSYFLVFETQEKPTKFQVRVQSTNRLMLPPTLSLCILLLIFHLLLQSGDVEANPGPTLGSILTIDDLNSVYEKLIKAAGKWFNLGLKLKVGHDTLINIRDEYQDNETRLRETIIARLNTATLTYSEICQSLRAPIVRLDALAEAIEEACTDDDIFPGPSKRQKLSTTTIPGPSSFNHGYTTLVECCNKVCGGLSSDPLNIAQSLHSKGFISTALMEEVRTLPGTKKMEKGIRLYTAILQCVKAYRNKYLEFISVLEKNKILHSDLLTALRNTHLKICNESVREKVENTSKAIETVVSIAKELEMSTHSQELERIHSALLCGKVQIGLVGLTNAGKSTTANSFIGSPFLPSSFQRQTVSSIRIVHDPASPNGELFGRKKYSDGLVHLASGGKSVKSFLVKLNTEDRRSEIQYTELILHASVAILSEIGQTFAPEILDMPGTCDIFTSQKTTTAAKTALKSLAAIILVVSANDVPKGTVTELVESIKTLHPGLMEKQNRILVLINKYDLCYDGNKCSWTPEKLQMEMAEQIGISIEQTVCFSAIFAQKAQQWLRDPSAVTKDMYYYNYYYLQSTPAKDSIGSLKNYTPKNVKKLAEVLEKFSRFPEVKTKLLWALCVNSPEIILESAVDDCRGEMSKMEDSITQKVQELDIQGKENSVEKQNAQVEKFDQFFQETCEFKTSFPEILAQSFSLQLKVVTLKLENDISIQCLFKVVNIKKKYDDELQCILATHQTMLETAKGKVAETWNVGVAQIKKTLSINLKQTLNDLKQKLRHDQLTDLLDFSRVDPSKLLETLAFPSVEQPDFVESTAVSDEVIKPAIRFSTRIRQKNMTASKEFRYHILFSETIKYDVVVDHKQKVFEIDYESLNTALKELALFCSSHVQNSLLKILKDVASKLSQALWCELQQLLKEPIKLKKNELEAAEQDLQASKLSQTLWCELQQLLKEPIKLKKNELEAAEQDLQISKKDVTKLENACQALVDANRKLSGSLYPVGKKRTHEEDSSIKKPASVQEQLKYVHKLNELLRDTENTINLRYLKLYLIGLSGLGKTTFQKRLLGHLLNLVSIPPQDRKRCSTLLAECNQVLAVLSSDSKLILKASTDIDNEAQLIFTYMIGLQQIGKVAISKTVVKSADPTNDPIEDDSKPKEDSDIHPTDEVDPGKKQGHKDDRVEEDYETYPTDEVDSSKKQVSKQPKSQALETNVDTNEAQPSDVSTKQVPQEGSSKPAKPKASETKVDKIIENLRDIVKSGNYREQLVGTVLLNIIDIGGQPGFMEMLPFLSKGPGMFLAFFPLDKDLDELYEVSYERDQDKITPYQAKYTIRETLSQILSAISHHVTDSDLDYSKISDKVEHFRCLQAVVSLVGTYQDKLEIQANAEVVQAKLKGDYPGLDANILGTAILLILEVQQESESEQKVEETFSKLEAEVGKQLELDSFSKNLVEHVEQKAKAKASTEKQQKPTTPQEDTKLQSKVEVLVKTLSPEIKNRLKRSTPKAVQLLLQMKQSLSKLASAVVQLLSIDSTIQAETEKRLQAKLQEKHEALSTITSHFEDVINHPDNSHFFSVDNFSGTDADIDPIREHLKTVFDSFFEDANLRIRPVQLLFGVILRKEFEIATMEECIQIGKALKMDEEEVKFTIWYLHQCVGTLLYYPDIEDKESYFKNRVICSPNVVFNSISLLVVESLLSLHSCDWTSQFTNAEIKKWQKLGQFSIATIKRCCSKSNKAKVNEGELIPVDKLVKLLEHVSLLAPIVGKGLQEPPVYFMPAVLECASKEELLNAPAIDSNTPSPIKITFKSGYVPIGLFCALISKLVSEGQKKPFGMEWNLRESRVKRNLVSFEVDSAKHHITLVAHADCYEIRLTRREDCDMHDLCSYVLTIVLYVMSKISKKIEPIIAFNCRCAKHSKVEDVCLCKLGGRNPPSFRCEHGRVHSLPLHQECWFAQEVKLDEKAVLEALPFADPDDLSFKWTRKGKKVGGGSDNELTVDKVTRDHCDGFYTCEVSKNKQLCFKVYHCLRISEATATSGDITLKTVKDATRDARAKWDHLAINLNVDSETIKNIERSHNGRVDECFVAMLEAWFRKGSPSWSVMVEALRGPSVKRGDLADVIEKEFILSLLPRSVTLTVIRTVLQRVCAKWFELGVALGLPDETLQGINKTPGDCFTAMLKVWLQSSPNPTWSELVETLRSPDINRPDIAAMIEDVYIKSDDSSLQENKDTAGELDGIQESSTKRSSGLAVNSYSMEIPSHDLVYLADFFDCVDFLVDLLELTPAEKSDAAKKCTTQTAVHFCLSCWKKREPEKATFQALLDIVRKLKRGDIFRNIKRYFDENY